One genomic window of Ziziphus jujuba cultivar Dongzao chromosome 4, ASM3175591v1 includes the following:
- the LOC107417273 gene encoding desmethylxanthohumol 6'-O-methyltransferase-like has product MAGKEEEELAFQVQLEILNYVTSGVVSWLLKCVVDLRIADIIHAHGGPMTLSEIASKISDAPCPRIQCLERVMRLLVHKNIFAAHRPSDGAGETLYGLTDLSKWILQDSKPNFVKFLEFLNHPDFMRPWQYLSQFLRGGDTCTIQAFGCTMWEFAADKPELDQLLTDCMEGTVDTYTKAFIDAYKEDGGLNDIGTLVDVGGRTGKDIYEIVKAFPHIKGINFDLPRVIALAPTYEGVTNVPGDMFDSIPSGDALLFKTTLADHPDDIIVKLLKSCRKAIPEKNGKVIIMDIVAEEGKNHVLEEAQMVSDMTMLVCTAGGRGKTEMEWKKVFNEAGFPRYKVMKICALPIIIEVYPN; this is encoded by the exons ATGGCAGGGAAAGAAGAGGAGGAATTAGCATTTCAAGTCCAGTTAGAGATTTTGAATTACGTTACATCAGGAGTAGTGTCTTGGCTACTGAAATGTGTTGTGGATCTTCGCATAGCTGACATTATACACGCCCACGGTGGCCCGATGACATTGTCGGAAATAGCTTCCAAAATTTCCGACGCACCGTGTCCTCGTATCCAATGCCTCGAACGAGTTATGAGACTGCTGGTCCACAAAAACATCTTCGCCGCACATCGTCCATCGGACGGTGCAGGAGAAACTCTGTACGGCCTCACGGATCTGTCCAAATGGATATTGCAGGATTCCAAGCCAAATTTCGTGAAGTTCCTGGAATTTTTAAACCATCCAGACTTCATGAGACCATGGCAGTACCTAAGCCAATTTCTCAGGGGCGGTGATACATGTACTATCCAGGCCTTTGGTTGCACAATGTGGGAATTTGCAGCAGACAAGCCTGAGCTCGACCAGTTACTAACTGATTGCATGGAGGGCACCGTGGATACCTATACCAAAGCATTTATAGACGCGTATAAAGAAGATGGTGGGCTGAATGACATTGGAACGTTGGTTGATGTGGGTGGTCGGACAGGGAAAGACATTTATGAGATCGTGAAAGCTTTCCCACACATCAAAGGGATCAACTTTGATCTGCCCCGTGTCATTGCCCTTGCACCCACCTATGAAGGTGTTACAAATGTTCCTGGGGATATGTTTGACTCTATTCCTAGTGGAGATGCTCTTTTGTTCaag ACTACACTGGCTGATCATCCTGATGACATAATAGTGAAACTTTTGAAAAGTTGTCGTAAAGCGATACCtgagaaaaatggaaaagttattattatggATATTGTTGCTGAAGAGGGAAAAAATCACGTACTTGAGGAagcacagatggtatcagataTGACAATGTTGGTGTGCACAGCTGGTGGAAGGGGAAAAACAGAGATGGAATGGAAGAAGGTGTTCAATGAAGCAGGTTTCCCTCGTTACAAAGTCATGAAAATTTGTGCCTTGCCTATCATTATTGAGGTCTATCCTAACTAG
- the LOC107417286 gene encoding uncharacterized protein LOC107417286 isoform X2 encodes MPLRQAVRSLMRKRIRIPSQIFSSSDRTTSIASPISFFDGMGFSYGYGPKGGYTRDPRLWLFLSGNAAMLLGINTNPVLAKEASLEERSENDAEVADIVGLRKIEDDSVKSNIHTAKWRVFTDNGRESFMQGKLEEAERFFFSALQEAKEGFGEKDPHVASACNNLAELYRVNKAFDKAEPLYLKAIDILEETFGPEDIRVGSAFHNLGQFYLVQRKLEEAHTCYERALKIKGRVLGLNHIDYADAMYHLGTVLYLQGKEKDAEALIQDSIRILEESGHEESIMCIRRLRYLAQIYLRSNRPGEAENVQRKILHVMELIKGWNSLDTIIAAEGLALTLQSNGNLNEALELLERCLDARKVLLPGDHVQIAANMLHIARLAMHNSSKLRKVDTSKAITELNKAKDLLTDSIRIASLLLNKAMKENRKVLNNGASGETKKHLRTALIILLQSLDALGLLEIEKQELQELKDEHSPVEAENALLRCISAYREFGTESSISDTHEVKVEYLSCLKHFSSLISDNHTQRKHQSQGIDFEDLKGEIKRLEVEISHRRQRN; translated from the exons ATGCCTCTGCGCCAAGCCGTACGAAGCTTGATGAGGAAGCGAATTCGTATTCCTTCTCAAATCTTCTCTTCTAGTGACAGAACAACCTCCATAGCTTCTCCCATTTCCTTCTTTG ATGGAATGGGATTTTCTTATGGATATGGTCCCAAAGGAGGATATACCAGGGATCCTCGTCTTTGGCTTTTTCTATCTGGGAATGCAG CAATGCTACTTGGGATCAATACCAACCCTGTGTTAGCTAAGGAGGCTTCACTTGAAGAAAGATCTGAAAATGATGCAGAAGTGGCTGATATAGTTGGGTTACGCAAAATAGAGGATGATTCTGTGAAATCCAATATACATACAGCTAAATGGAGAGTTTTTACAGATAATGGGAGGGAATCATTTATGCAG GGAAAATTGGAGGAAGCTGAAAGGTTCTTCTTTTCTGCACTACAAGAAGCTAAAGAAGGTTTTGGGGAGAAGGATCCACATGTTGCATCTGCATGCAACAACCTG GCAGAGTTGTATAGAGTAAACAAAGCATTTGATAAAGCGGAACCACTGTATTTGAAGGCCATTGACATACTAGAAGAAACATTTGGTCCTGAAGATATACG AGTTGGTTCTGCCTTTCACAACCTTGGGCAATTCTATCTTGTGCAGCGGAAGCTGGAAGAAGCTCATACCTGCTATGAG CGTGCTTTAAAG ATAAAGGGTCGTGTTCTTGGACTTAACCATATAGATTATGCAGATGCTATGTATCATCTTGGAACG GTCCTGTATCtccaaggaaaagaaaaagatgctgAGGCTCTTATTCAGGATTCTATCAGAATACTAGAG GAAAGTGGTCATGAAGAGTCAATAATGTGTATCAGGAGATTGCGATATCTTGCACAG ATTTACCTGAGATCCAATCGTCCAGGAGAGGCTGAGAATGTACAGAGAAAAATCCTGCATGTTATGGAATTAATAAAG GGATGGAATTCTCTGGACACCATAATTGCAGCAGAAGGATTGGCTTTAACCCTACAATCAAATGGGAATTTAAATGAAGCACTGGAGCTTCTTGAAAG ATGTCTTGACGCTCGAAAAGTCTTACTTCCTGGTGATCACGTACAG ATAGCTGCCAACATGCTTCACATTGCTAGGTTGGCAATGCATAATTCCAGCAAACTGAGGAAGGTGGATACTTCGAAAGCAATTACTGAGCTTAATAAGGCAAAAGATCTTTTAACGGATTCCATaag GATAGCATCCCTTTTGTTAAATAAAGCCatgaaagaaaatagaaaagtgCTAAATAATGGAGCATCTGGAGAAACTAAAAAGCATCTGCGTACAGCGTTAATCATATTG TTGCAATCACTTGATGCTCTTGGGCTTTTGGAGATTGAGAAGCAAGAGCTGCAAGAGTTGAAG GATGAGCACTCACCAGTTGAGGCTGAAAATGCGCTTTTGAGATGCATTTCTGCTTATAGAGAG TTTGGAACTGAAAGCTCAATTTCTGATACTCATGAGGTCAAGGTCGAATATCTTTCATGTCTAAAGCATTTTTCAAGCTTAATAAGTGATAACCATACTCAGAGGAAACATCAAAGTCAAGGAATCGATTTTGAGGATCTTAAAGGAGAGATAAAACGCCTTGAAGTTGAAATTTCTCATCGAAGACAAAGAAACTAA
- the LOC107417286 gene encoding uncharacterized protein LOC107417286 isoform X1 — MPLRQAVRSLMRKRIRIPSQIFSSSDRTTSIASPISFFDGMGFSYGYGPKGGYTRDPRLWLFLSGNAAMLLGINTNPVLAKEASLEERSENDAEVADIVGLRKIEDDSVKSNIHTAKWRVFTDNGRESFMQGKLEEAERFFFSALQEAKEGFGEKDPHVASACNNLAELYRVNKAFDKAEPLYLKAIDILEETFGPEDIRGKKRVKKERKDSLSFILQSWLRIHLSMHYMFIFYRVGSAFHNLGQFYLVQRKLEEAHTCYERALKIKGRVLGLNHIDYADAMYHLGTVLYLQGKEKDAEALIQDSIRILEESGHEESIMCIRRLRYLAQIYLRSNRPGEAENVQRKILHVMELIKGWNSLDTIIAAEGLALTLQSNGNLNEALELLERCLDARKVLLPGDHVQIAANMLHIARLAMHNSSKLRKVDTSKAITELNKAKDLLTDSIRIASLLLNKAMKENRKVLNNGASGETKKHLRTALIILLQSLDALGLLEIEKQELQELKDEHSPVEAENALLRCISAYREFGTESSISDTHEVKVEYLSCLKHFSSLISDNHTQRKHQSQGIDFEDLKGEIKRLEVEISHRRQRN; from the exons ATGCCTCTGCGCCAAGCCGTACGAAGCTTGATGAGGAAGCGAATTCGTATTCCTTCTCAAATCTTCTCTTCTAGTGACAGAACAACCTCCATAGCTTCTCCCATTTCCTTCTTTG ATGGAATGGGATTTTCTTATGGATATGGTCCCAAAGGAGGATATACCAGGGATCCTCGTCTTTGGCTTTTTCTATCTGGGAATGCAG CAATGCTACTTGGGATCAATACCAACCCTGTGTTAGCTAAGGAGGCTTCACTTGAAGAAAGATCTGAAAATGATGCAGAAGTGGCTGATATAGTTGGGTTACGCAAAATAGAGGATGATTCTGTGAAATCCAATATACATACAGCTAAATGGAGAGTTTTTACAGATAATGGGAGGGAATCATTTATGCAG GGAAAATTGGAGGAAGCTGAAAGGTTCTTCTTTTCTGCACTACAAGAAGCTAAAGAAGGTTTTGGGGAGAAGGATCCACATGTTGCATCTGCATGCAACAACCTG GCAGAGTTGTATAGAGTAAACAAAGCATTTGATAAAGCGGAACCACTGTATTTGAAGGCCATTGACATACTAGAAGAAACATTTGGTCCTGAAGATATACG gggaaaaaaaagggtaaagaaagaaagaaaggattcCCTAAGCTTTATTTTACAGAGTTGGTTGAGAATCCACTTGTCCATGCactatatgtttattttttacagAGTTGGTTCTGCCTTTCACAACCTTGGGCAATTCTATCTTGTGCAGCGGAAGCTGGAAGAAGCTCATACCTGCTATGAG CGTGCTTTAAAG ATAAAGGGTCGTGTTCTTGGACTTAACCATATAGATTATGCAGATGCTATGTATCATCTTGGAACG GTCCTGTATCtccaaggaaaagaaaaagatgctgAGGCTCTTATTCAGGATTCTATCAGAATACTAGAG GAAAGTGGTCATGAAGAGTCAATAATGTGTATCAGGAGATTGCGATATCTTGCACAG ATTTACCTGAGATCCAATCGTCCAGGAGAGGCTGAGAATGTACAGAGAAAAATCCTGCATGTTATGGAATTAATAAAG GGATGGAATTCTCTGGACACCATAATTGCAGCAGAAGGATTGGCTTTAACCCTACAATCAAATGGGAATTTAAATGAAGCACTGGAGCTTCTTGAAAG ATGTCTTGACGCTCGAAAAGTCTTACTTCCTGGTGATCACGTACAG ATAGCTGCCAACATGCTTCACATTGCTAGGTTGGCAATGCATAATTCCAGCAAACTGAGGAAGGTGGATACTTCGAAAGCAATTACTGAGCTTAATAAGGCAAAAGATCTTTTAACGGATTCCATaag GATAGCATCCCTTTTGTTAAATAAAGCCatgaaagaaaatagaaaagtgCTAAATAATGGAGCATCTGGAGAAACTAAAAAGCATCTGCGTACAGCGTTAATCATATTG TTGCAATCACTTGATGCTCTTGGGCTTTTGGAGATTGAGAAGCAAGAGCTGCAAGAGTTGAAG GATGAGCACTCACCAGTTGAGGCTGAAAATGCGCTTTTGAGATGCATTTCTGCTTATAGAGAG TTTGGAACTGAAAGCTCAATTTCTGATACTCATGAGGTCAAGGTCGAATATCTTTCATGTCTAAAGCATTTTTCAAGCTTAATAAGTGATAACCATACTCAGAGGAAACATCAAAGTCAAGGAATCGATTTTGAGGATCTTAAAGGAGAGATAAAACGCCTTGAAGTTGAAATTTCTCATCGAAGACAAAGAAACTAA
- the LOC107417286 gene encoding uncharacterized protein LOC107417286 isoform X3, with the protein MLLGINTNPVLAKEASLEERSENDAEVADIVGLRKIEDDSVKSNIHTAKWRVFTDNGRESFMQGKLEEAERFFFSALQEAKEGFGEKDPHVASACNNLAELYRVNKAFDKAEPLYLKAIDILEETFGPEDIRGKKRVKKERKDSLSFILQSWLRIHLSMHYMFIFYRVGSAFHNLGQFYLVQRKLEEAHTCYERALKIKGRVLGLNHIDYADAMYHLGTVLYLQGKEKDAEALIQDSIRILEESGHEESIMCIRRLRYLAQIYLRSNRPGEAENVQRKILHVMELIKGWNSLDTIIAAEGLALTLQSNGNLNEALELLERCLDARKVLLPGDHVQIAANMLHIARLAMHNSSKLRKVDTSKAITELNKAKDLLTDSIRIASLLLNKAMKENRKVLNNGASGETKKHLRTALIILLQSLDALGLLEIEKQELQELKDEHSPVEAENALLRCISAYREFGTESSISDTHEVKVEYLSCLKHFSSLISDNHTQRKHQSQGIDFEDLKGEIKRLEVEISHRRQRN; encoded by the exons ATGCTACTTGGGATCAATACCAACCCTGTGTTAGCTAAGGAGGCTTCACTTGAAGAAAGATCTGAAAATGATGCAGAAGTGGCTGATATAGTTGGGTTACGCAAAATAGAGGATGATTCTGTGAAATCCAATATACATACAGCTAAATGGAGAGTTTTTACAGATAATGGGAGGGAATCATTTATGCAG GGAAAATTGGAGGAAGCTGAAAGGTTCTTCTTTTCTGCACTACAAGAAGCTAAAGAAGGTTTTGGGGAGAAGGATCCACATGTTGCATCTGCATGCAACAACCTG GCAGAGTTGTATAGAGTAAACAAAGCATTTGATAAAGCGGAACCACTGTATTTGAAGGCCATTGACATACTAGAAGAAACATTTGGTCCTGAAGATATACG gggaaaaaaaagggtaaagaaagaaagaaaggattcCCTAAGCTTTATTTTACAGAGTTGGTTGAGAATCCACTTGTCCATGCactatatgtttattttttacagAGTTGGTTCTGCCTTTCACAACCTTGGGCAATTCTATCTTGTGCAGCGGAAGCTGGAAGAAGCTCATACCTGCTATGAG CGTGCTTTAAAG ATAAAGGGTCGTGTTCTTGGACTTAACCATATAGATTATGCAGATGCTATGTATCATCTTGGAACG GTCCTGTATCtccaaggaaaagaaaaagatgctgAGGCTCTTATTCAGGATTCTATCAGAATACTAGAG GAAAGTGGTCATGAAGAGTCAATAATGTGTATCAGGAGATTGCGATATCTTGCACAG ATTTACCTGAGATCCAATCGTCCAGGAGAGGCTGAGAATGTACAGAGAAAAATCCTGCATGTTATGGAATTAATAAAG GGATGGAATTCTCTGGACACCATAATTGCAGCAGAAGGATTGGCTTTAACCCTACAATCAAATGGGAATTTAAATGAAGCACTGGAGCTTCTTGAAAG ATGTCTTGACGCTCGAAAAGTCTTACTTCCTGGTGATCACGTACAG ATAGCTGCCAACATGCTTCACATTGCTAGGTTGGCAATGCATAATTCCAGCAAACTGAGGAAGGTGGATACTTCGAAAGCAATTACTGAGCTTAATAAGGCAAAAGATCTTTTAACGGATTCCATaag GATAGCATCCCTTTTGTTAAATAAAGCCatgaaagaaaatagaaaagtgCTAAATAATGGAGCATCTGGAGAAACTAAAAAGCATCTGCGTACAGCGTTAATCATATTG TTGCAATCACTTGATGCTCTTGGGCTTTTGGAGATTGAGAAGCAAGAGCTGCAAGAGTTGAAG GATGAGCACTCACCAGTTGAGGCTGAAAATGCGCTTTTGAGATGCATTTCTGCTTATAGAGAG TTTGGAACTGAAAGCTCAATTTCTGATACTCATGAGGTCAAGGTCGAATATCTTTCATGTCTAAAGCATTTTTCAAGCTTAATAAGTGATAACCATACTCAGAGGAAACATCAAAGTCAAGGAATCGATTTTGAGGATCTTAAAGGAGAGATAAAACGCCTTGAAGTTGAAATTTCTCATCGAAGACAAAGAAACTAA
- the LOC107417286 gene encoding uncharacterized protein LOC107417286 isoform X4, which yields MGGNHLCRENWRKLKGSSFLHYKKLKKVLGRRIHMLHLHATTWLLFQAELYRVNKAFDKAEPLYLKAIDILEETFGPEDIRGKKRVKKERKDSLSFILQSWLRIHLSMHYMFIFYRVGSAFHNLGQFYLVQRKLEEAHTCYERALKIKGRVLGLNHIDYADAMYHLGTVLYLQGKEKDAEALIQDSIRILEESGHEESIMCIRRLRYLAQIYLRSNRPGEAENVQRKILHVMELIKGWNSLDTIIAAEGLALTLQSNGNLNEALELLERCLDARKVLLPGDHVQIAANMLHIARLAMHNSSKLRKVDTSKAITELNKAKDLLTDSIRIASLLLNKAMKENRKVLNNGASGETKKHLRTALIILLQSLDALGLLEIEKQELQELKDEHSPVEAENALLRCISAYREFGTESSISDTHEVKVEYLSCLKHFSSLISDNHTQRKHQSQGIDFEDLKGEIKRLEVEISHRRQRN from the exons ATGGGAGGGAATCATTTATGCAG GGAAAATTGGAGGAAGCTGAAAGGTTCTTCTTTTCTGCACTACAAGAAGCTAAAGAAGGTTTTGGGGAGAAGGATCCACATGTTGCATCTGCATGCAACAACCTG GTTATTGTTTCAGGCAGAGTTGTATAGAGTAAACAAAGCATTTGATAAAGCGGAACCACTGTATTTGAAGGCCATTGACATACTAGAAGAAACATTTGGTCCTGAAGATATACG gggaaaaaaaagggtaaagaaagaaagaaaggattcCCTAAGCTTTATTTTACAGAGTTGGTTGAGAATCCACTTGTCCATGCactatatgtttattttttacagAGTTGGTTCTGCCTTTCACAACCTTGGGCAATTCTATCTTGTGCAGCGGAAGCTGGAAGAAGCTCATACCTGCTATGAG CGTGCTTTAAAG ATAAAGGGTCGTGTTCTTGGACTTAACCATATAGATTATGCAGATGCTATGTATCATCTTGGAACG GTCCTGTATCtccaaggaaaagaaaaagatgctgAGGCTCTTATTCAGGATTCTATCAGAATACTAGAG GAAAGTGGTCATGAAGAGTCAATAATGTGTATCAGGAGATTGCGATATCTTGCACAG ATTTACCTGAGATCCAATCGTCCAGGAGAGGCTGAGAATGTACAGAGAAAAATCCTGCATGTTATGGAATTAATAAAG GGATGGAATTCTCTGGACACCATAATTGCAGCAGAAGGATTGGCTTTAACCCTACAATCAAATGGGAATTTAAATGAAGCACTGGAGCTTCTTGAAAG ATGTCTTGACGCTCGAAAAGTCTTACTTCCTGGTGATCACGTACAG ATAGCTGCCAACATGCTTCACATTGCTAGGTTGGCAATGCATAATTCCAGCAAACTGAGGAAGGTGGATACTTCGAAAGCAATTACTGAGCTTAATAAGGCAAAAGATCTTTTAACGGATTCCATaag GATAGCATCCCTTTTGTTAAATAAAGCCatgaaagaaaatagaaaagtgCTAAATAATGGAGCATCTGGAGAAACTAAAAAGCATCTGCGTACAGCGTTAATCATATTG TTGCAATCACTTGATGCTCTTGGGCTTTTGGAGATTGAGAAGCAAGAGCTGCAAGAGTTGAAG GATGAGCACTCACCAGTTGAGGCTGAAAATGCGCTTTTGAGATGCATTTCTGCTTATAGAGAG TTTGGAACTGAAAGCTCAATTTCTGATACTCATGAGGTCAAGGTCGAATATCTTTCATGTCTAAAGCATTTTTCAAGCTTAATAAGTGATAACCATACTCAGAGGAAACATCAAAGTCAAGGAATCGATTTTGAGGATCTTAAAGGAGAGATAAAACGCCTTGAAGTTGAAATTTCTCATCGAAGACAAAGAAACTAA